From the genome of Psychroserpens ponticola, one region includes:
- the nhaA gene encoding Na+/H+ antiporter NhaA — translation MQKIKTYSPIHTLFSATSKGLNNTGILLLITVIIAMAWANSPWQEMYRGLMKTEISFAVGSFEITEPLLLWINDGLMALFFLQVGLELKREILGGKLSTLQDTVLPIGAAIGGMVFPALIYFLFNTTGEASQGWGIPMATDIAFSIGILALFGKRLPAALRIFLVTLAIVDDLGGVLVIALFYTSGISTMNLLHALLFFGVLIIGNYAGIRKTWFYAIIGIGGVWLAFFFSGVHPTIAGILTAIAIPGRVKIKEDTFLKRLSTLHSRFLKIKPVKGALISSEQLEILEEIKSTSSEAETPLQKLEKALNPIVGFLVLPLFALANAGIHLHGEVGQVLLNPISLGIGAGLILGKSIGIISISRLLVALKLAKLPDAVNWNQLYGVAFLGGIGFTMSLFINELAFANEEFIYTAKVGILFSSLIAGIIGSIILIKSSRKIKIA, via the coding sequence ATGCAAAAGATAAAAACATATAGTCCCATTCATACTTTGTTTAGCGCCACATCTAAAGGCCTAAACAATACGGGTATTTTGCTTCTCATTACTGTCATTATTGCAATGGCTTGGGCCAATTCCCCTTGGCAAGAAATGTACCGTGGTTTAATGAAAACAGAAATTTCATTTGCTGTAGGCAGTTTTGAAATTACTGAACCCTTATTGCTCTGGATTAACGATGGATTGATGGCATTATTCTTCCTTCAAGTAGGACTAGAACTAAAAAGAGAAATATTGGGTGGAAAACTATCAACTCTTCAAGATACTGTACTTCCAATTGGTGCTGCCATAGGTGGGATGGTTTTTCCTGCCCTTATTTACTTCCTCTTCAATACTACGGGAGAAGCCTCACAAGGTTGGGGTATTCCTATGGCGACCGATATTGCATTTTCAATAGGAATATTGGCTCTTTTCGGAAAGCGTTTACCTGCAGCATTGCGAATTTTTCTAGTAACGCTTGCAATCGTTGATGACTTGGGCGGTGTTTTAGTAATAGCGCTTTTTTATACATCGGGCATTTCTACAATGAATTTGTTACACGCATTGCTTTTCTTCGGCGTATTGATTATTGGCAATTATGCCGGAATACGAAAAACATGGTTTTACGCAATTATAGGGATAGGAGGCGTTTGGCTAGCTTTCTTTTTCTCTGGGGTTCATCCTACTATTGCTGGGATACTGACAGCTATTGCAATTCCAGGACGTGTAAAAATTAAGGAAGATACTTTTCTAAAACGTTTAAGTACACTTCATTCTCGATTTCTGAAAATAAAACCTGTAAAGGGAGCACTCATTTCTAGCGAGCAGCTCGAAATACTGGAAGAAATTAAGTCAACAAGTTCAGAAGCTGAAACACCGCTTCAAAAGTTAGAAAAAGCATTAAATCCTATTGTCGGCTTTTTAGTGTTGCCCCTTTTTGCACTAGCAAACGCAGGGATTCATCTGCACGGTGAAGTTGGTCAGGTATTGCTCAATCCCATTAGTTTAGGGATAGGTGCTGGATTGATTTTAGGAAAGTCCATTGGAATCATCTCTATTTCAAGACTACTTGTGGCTTTAAAACTAGCCAAATTACCCGATGCTGTAAATTGGAATCAACTTTACGGTGTCGCATTTCTAGGAGGAATAGGCTTTACAATGTCTCTTTTTATCAATGAATTGGCTTTCGCAAATGAAGAATTCATCTATACAGCAAAAGTCGGCATTCTGTTTTCTTCACTTATCGCAGGAATAATAGGTTCAATCATTTTAATTAAAAGTTCAAGAAAAATAAAAATCGCATAA